One window from the genome of Vicia villosa cultivar HV-30 ecotype Madison, WI unplaced genomic scaffold, Vvil1.0 ctg.000101F_1_1_3, whole genome shotgun sequence encodes:
- the LOC131624068 gene encoding uncharacterized protein LOC131624068: protein MLKIDNDFLNNIKEAQKLDVKLVDIIVGGGKSERSDFKVETQGVLRLQDRICIPDDDNMKRMILEEAHRSNLSIHHGATKMYQDLKKIFWWPRMKEYVARIGMAPFEALYGQRCRTPLCWHESGEGVVLGPEIVRETTDKVKLIREKMRASQSRQKSYHDKRRKELEFESGDHVFLRVTPVTGVGRSLKSKKLTP from the exons ATGCTTAAAATTGATAACGACTTCCTGAACAATATCAAAGAGGCTCAGAAATTGGATGTGAAACTAGTAGACATTATTGTTGGTGGTGGCAAATCCGAAAGGAGTGATTTTAAGGTGGAGACGCAAGGAGTGTTGAGATTACAGGATCGAATCTGTATCCCTGATGACGATAACATGAAGAGGATGATCTTAGAAGAGGCTCATCGGAGTAACTTGAGTATTCATCATggggctactaaaatgtatcaagacttgaagaagaTATTTTGGTGGCCAAGAATGAAAGAATACGTGGCACG tatcggaatggcaccttttgaagcgttgTACGGTCAGAGGTGTAGAACTCCGCTATGTTGGCACGAATCCGGCGAAGGCGTAGTACTTGGACCGGAAATTGTACGAGAAACTACAGATAAGGTAAAGTTAATCCGGGAAAAGATGAGGGCTTCACAGAGTAGACAGAAAAGCTATCATGATAAGCGAAGGAAGGAGTTAGAATTTGAATCGGGTGACCATGTGTTTCTAAGAGTCACGCCTGTGACTGGTGTTGGTCGTTCCCTGAAGTCTAAGAAGTTGACTCCATGA